A part of Candidatus Binataceae bacterium genomic DNA contains:
- a CDS encoding DUF169 domain-containing protein encodes MGRNYKEIATQLEASLGLTVPPLAITFSKSAPAGVPHYEAPMPAPAPDGRTGPVSAGCVFWMKATDRTFTTNAADHANCSVGSFTHGFKTLEEAAKGADIAAMAECNWVSPDVFPLITHIKEKPGAVTYGPLSQATDPDVVFLRVNPKQAMVLVDGLQGVRFEGKPQCHIIPIAKELNQVAISFGCMASRVRTGMPNGEMTLAIPAGKIDEVVAALQKSAPAEYAVAGYASDDAKRFA; translated from the coding sequence GTGGGACGCAATTACAAGGAGATCGCCACCCAACTGGAGGCCTCGCTGGGGCTCACCGTTCCGCCCCTAGCCATTACATTTTCCAAGAGCGCTCCCGCCGGCGTTCCGCATTACGAAGCGCCCATGCCGGCGCCCGCTCCCGACGGCCGCACCGGTCCGGTTTCAGCGGGCTGCGTCTTCTGGATGAAGGCCACCGATCGTACCTTCACCACCAACGCCGCCGATCATGCCAACTGCAGCGTGGGATCTTTTACCCACGGCTTCAAAACCTTGGAAGAGGCGGCAAAAGGTGCCGATATCGCGGCGATGGCCGAATGCAACTGGGTCTCGCCCGATGTTTTTCCGCTCATTACCCACATCAAGGAAAAGCCCGGCGCTGTGACTTACGGACCGCTGTCCCAGGCTACCGACCCCGACGTGGTCTTTTTGCGAGTTAATCCCAAGCAGGCGATGGTGCTGGTCGACGGCCTGCAGGGTGTGCGCTTCGAGGGCAAGCCTCAATGCCACATCATTCCGATCGCCAAGGAGCTGAACCAAGTTGCGATCAGCTTCGGCTGTATGGCCAGCCGCGTGCGCACCGGGATGCCCAATGGCGAGATGACCTTGGCGATTCCAGCCGGCAAAATCGACGAAGTGGTGGCGGCCCTTCAAAAAAGCGCACCCGCCGAGTATGCGGTGGCTGGCTACGCTTCTGACGACGCCAAGCGCTTCGCCTAG